One Pseudomonas ekonensis DNA window includes the following coding sequences:
- the tssH gene encoding type VI secretion system ATPase TssH, whose translation MINVDLQQLIQALDAETRRDLERSAERCVARGGSKILVEDLLLGLLERPNGLLGRALQDADVDAGELSAALQTRVEHSASRNPVFAPELVQWLQDALLVANLELGQTQVEQAALILALLRNPMRYAGSRYQPLLAKLNIDRLKEFALSQQEQPAAGGKPAAQGESLLQRFTHNLTQQARDGKLDPVLCRDGAIRQMVDILARRRKNNPIVVGEAGVGKTAIVEGLASRIAAGEVPQVLKGVELLALDMGLLQAGASVKGEFERRLKGVIDEVKASPKPIILFIDEAHTLIGAGGNAGGSDAANLLKPALARGELRTIAATTWAEYKKYFEKDPALARRFQPVQLHEPTVNEAVTILRGLAQVYEKSHGIYLRDDAVVSAAELSARYLAGRQLPDKAVDVLDTACARVRISLAAAPESLERLRGELAEGGRQRQALRRDAEAGLPVDHEALEALEARLDEAEDEMAALETLWTEQKQLAERLLELRQQLAKAREAAAVEPLVSIEEDAEGTVIETLVAETDEAQSVEALEAELHETHSALTAAQAKERLVSFEVCPRLVAEVISAWTGVPLAQLAREHNAKVASFATDLRTRIRGQEQAVHALDRSMRATAAGLNKPDAPVGVFLLVGPSGVGKTETALALADLLYGGDRFITTINMSEFQEKHTVSRLIGAPPGYVGYGEGGMLTEAVRQKPYSVVLLDEVEKADPDVLNLFYQIFDKGVANDGEGREIDFRNTLILMTSNLGSDRISDLCENGQRPTAEVLEETIRPVLSKHFKPALLARMKVVPYYPVGGPVLRELIEIKLGRLGERLNRRQLDFTWCQNLVDHLSERCTQSESGARLIDHLLDQHVLPLVADRLLDAMATGESLQRVHATLDGDAGVTCEFA comes from the coding sequence ATGATCAACGTAGACCTGCAACAACTCATCCAGGCGCTGGACGCCGAAACCCGCCGTGACCTGGAGCGTTCGGCCGAGCGTTGCGTCGCCCGCGGCGGCAGCAAGATCCTGGTCGAAGACCTGCTGCTGGGCCTGCTGGAGCGCCCGAACGGCCTGCTCGGCCGCGCCCTGCAAGACGCCGACGTGGACGCCGGCGAGCTGAGCGCCGCGTTGCAGACCCGTGTGGAGCACAGCGCTTCGCGCAACCCGGTGTTCGCCCCGGAGCTGGTGCAGTGGCTGCAGGACGCGTTGCTGGTGGCCAACCTCGAGCTGGGCCAGACCCAGGTCGAGCAGGCCGCGCTGATCCTCGCGCTGCTGCGCAACCCGATGCGCTACGCCGGCAGCCGCTACCAGCCGCTGCTCGCCAAGCTCAACATCGACCGCCTGAAGGAATTCGCCCTGTCGCAGCAGGAGCAACCGGCGGCCGGCGGCAAACCCGCTGCCCAGGGCGAATCGCTGCTGCAGCGCTTCACCCACAACCTGACCCAGCAGGCCCGCGACGGCAAGCTCGACCCGGTGCTGTGCCGCGACGGTGCGATCCGCCAGATGGTCGACATCCTCGCCCGGCGCCGCAAGAACAACCCGATCGTGGTGGGCGAGGCCGGCGTCGGCAAGACCGCCATCGTCGAAGGCCTGGCCTCGCGCATCGCCGCCGGCGAAGTGCCGCAGGTGCTCAAGGGCGTCGAGCTGCTGGCCCTGGACATGGGCCTGCTGCAGGCCGGCGCCAGCGTGAAGGGTGAGTTCGAGCGCCGCCTCAAGGGCGTGATCGACGAGGTCAAAGCCTCGCCGAAGCCGATCATCCTGTTCATCGACGAAGCCCACACCCTGATCGGCGCCGGCGGCAACGCGGGCGGTTCCGATGCGGCCAACCTGCTCAAGCCGGCGCTGGCCCGCGGCGAACTGCGCACCATCGCCGCCACCACCTGGGCCGAGTACAAGAAATACTTCGAGAAAGATCCGGCGCTGGCCCGCCGCTTCCAGCCGGTGCAACTGCACGAGCCGACCGTCAACGAAGCCGTGACCATCCTGCGTGGCCTGGCTCAGGTCTACGAGAAGAGCCACGGCATCTACCTGCGCGATGACGCCGTGGTGTCGGCGGCGGAACTGTCCGCCCGTTACCTGGCCGGCCGCCAACTGCCGGACAAGGCCGTCGATGTGCTCGACACCGCCTGCGCCCGCGTGCGCATCAGCCTGGCCGCCGCCCCGGAAAGCCTGGAGCGCCTGCGCGGCGAGCTGGCCGAGGGCGGCCGTCAGCGCCAGGCCCTGCGCCGCGACGCCGAGGCCGGCCTGCCGGTCGACCACGAAGCCCTGGAGGCGCTGGAAGCGCGTCTGGACGAGGCCGAAGATGAAATGGCCGCGCTGGAAACCCTGTGGACCGAACAGAAGCAACTGGCCGAGCGCCTGCTGGAACTGCGCCAGCAACTGGCCAAGGCCCGCGAAGCGGCGGCGGTCGAGCCGCTGGTGAGCATCGAGGAAGACGCCGAAGGCACCGTGATCGAAACCCTCGTGGCCGAGACTGATGAGGCCCAAAGCGTCGAGGCGCTGGAGGCCGAGCTGCATGAGACCCACAGTGCCCTGACCGCCGCCCAGGCCAAGGAACGTCTGGTCAGCTTCGAAGTCTGCCCGCGCCTGGTGGCCGAAGTGATCAGCGCCTGGACCGGCGTGCCGCTGGCGCAGCTGGCCCGCGAACACAACGCCAAGGTCGCGAGCTTCGCCACCGACCTGCGCACCCGCATCCGCGGCCAGGAACAGGCCGTGCACGCCCTCGACCGTTCGATGCGCGCCACCGCCGCCGGCCTGAACAAGCCGGACGCGCCGGTGGGGGTGTTCCTGCTGGTGGGCCCGAGCGGCGTCGGCAAGACCGAAACCGCGCTGGCGCTGGCCGACCTGCTGTACGGCGGCGACCGTTTCATCACCACCATCAACATGTCCGAGTTCCAGGAGAAGCACACCGTTTCCCGCCTGATCGGCGCGCCGCCGGGCTACGTCGGCTACGGCGAGGGCGGCATGCTCACCGAAGCCGTGCGCCAGAAGCCGTACTCGGTGGTGCTGCTCGACGAAGTCGAGAAGGCGGATCCGGACGTGCTCAACCTGTTCTACCAGATCTTCGACAAGGGCGTGGCCAACGACGGCGAAGGGCGTGAGATCGACTTTCGCAACACGCTGATCCTGATGACCTCGAACCTGGGCAGCGACCGCATCAGCGACCTGTGCGAGAACGGCCAGCGGCCGACCGCCGAAGTGCTGGAAGAGACCATCCGCCCAGTGCTGAGCAAGCACTTCAAGCCGGCGCTGCTGGCGCGCATGAAAGTGGTGCCGTACTACCCGGTGGGCGGCCCGGTGCTGCGCGAGCTGATCGAGATCAAGCTGGGCCGTCTGGGCGAGCGCCTGAACCGCCGGCAGCTGGACTTCACCTGGTGCCAGAACCTCGTCGATCACCTGTCCGAGCGCTGCACCCAGAGCGAAAGCGGCGCGCGCCTGATCGACCATCTGCTCGACCAGCACGTGCTGCCGCTGGTGGCCGACCGCCTGCTCGACGCCATGGCCACCGGCGAAAGCCTGCAGCGTGTGCACGCCACCCTCGACGGCGATGCCGGCGTGACCTGCGAGTTCGCCTGA
- a CDS encoding sigma-54 interaction domain-containing protein, whose product MFTQVPQPLVYAEALLAQFASLSRAADGAALLGEFVRGLAELSGCELTQLYLLDATHTCLGMNAECLDGVLQPREAASLPADYNGEQLLQFALCQNRVVCLSELSGSLHETSFLPATSAPWQSLLCVPLVNPQKAVEGLLLCASRRHADLQGFADSLGQLGSFVLGQLHLLQRLRQPACAAEPALRSVPSISGYGLIGKSAAMRQTYSLIGKVLHSPYTVLLRGETGTGKEVVARAIHDCGPRRSQAFIVQNCAAFPENLLESELFGYRKGAFTGADRDRAGLFDAANGGTLLLDEIGDMPLSLQAKLLRVLQESEIRPLGSNDTHKIDVRIIAATHRDLSVLVSEGKFREDLYYRLAQFPIELPALRHREGDILDLARHFADKACAFLQRDPVRWSEAALEHLSGYSFPGNVRELKGLVERAVLLCEGGELLAEHFSLRLEPPPEDNSGLNLRERLERVERTLLLDCLRKNDGNQTLAARELGLPRRTLLYRLGRLNINLGDFDG is encoded by the coding sequence ATGTTCACTCAAGTGCCGCAGCCGCTGGTCTATGCCGAAGCCTTGCTGGCGCAGTTCGCCAGCCTGTCGCGGGCGGCGGACGGCGCTGCGCTGCTGGGTGAGTTCGTGCGCGGCCTGGCGGAACTGAGCGGCTGCGAACTGACGCAGCTGTACCTGCTCGACGCCACGCACACGTGCCTGGGGATGAACGCCGAATGCCTCGACGGCGTGCTGCAGCCGCGCGAGGCGGCGAGCCTGCCGGCGGACTACAACGGCGAACAGCTGCTGCAGTTCGCCCTGTGCCAGAACCGCGTGGTGTGCCTGAGCGAACTGAGCGGCAGCCTGCACGAGACCAGCTTCCTGCCGGCGACCTCCGCGCCATGGCAGTCGCTGCTGTGCGTGCCGCTGGTCAACCCGCAGAAGGCGGTCGAAGGGCTGCTGCTGTGCGCCAGCCGTCGCCATGCCGACCTGCAAGGCTTCGCCGACTCCCTCGGCCAGCTCGGCTCGTTCGTGCTCGGCCAACTGCACCTGCTGCAACGCCTGCGGCAACCGGCGTGCGCCGCCGAACCGGCCCTGCGCAGCGTGCCGAGCATCAGCGGCTACGGCCTGATCGGCAAGAGCGCGGCGATGCGCCAGACCTACTCGCTGATCGGCAAGGTGCTGCACAGCCCCTACACCGTGCTGCTGCGCGGCGAGACCGGCACCGGCAAGGAAGTGGTGGCACGGGCGATCCACGACTGCGGCCCGCGCCGCTCCCAGGCGTTCATCGTGCAGAACTGCGCGGCGTTCCCGGAAAACCTGCTGGAAAGCGAGCTGTTCGGCTACCGCAAGGGCGCGTTCACCGGCGCCGACCGCGACCGCGCCGGGCTGTTCGACGCGGCCAACGGCGGCACCCTGTTGCTGGACGAGATCGGCGACATGCCGCTGTCGCTGCAGGCCAAGCTGCTGCGCGTGCTGCAGGAAAGCGAGATCCGGCCGCTGGGCTCCAACGACACCCACAAGATCGACGTGCGCATCATCGCCGCGACCCACCGCGACCTGTCGGTGCTGGTCAGCGAGGGCAAGTTCCGCGAAGACCTGTACTACCGCCTCGCGCAGTTCCCGATCGAGCTGCCGGCGCTGCGTCACCGCGAAGGCGACATCCTCGACCTGGCCCGGCACTTCGCCGACAAGGCCTGCGCGTTCCTGCAGCGCGACCCCGTGCGCTGGTCCGAGGCGGCGCTGGAGCACCTGTCCGGCTACAGCTTCCCCGGCAACGTGCGCGAGCTCAAAGGGCTGGTCGAGCGGGCGGTGCTGCTGTGCGAGGGCGGTGAACTGCTGGCCGAGCATTTTTCCCTGCGCCTGGAACCGCCGCCGGAAGACAACAGCGGCCTGAACCTGCGCGAACGGCTGGAGCGGGTCGAGCGCACGCTGCTGCTCGACTGCCTGCGCAAGAACGACGGCAACCAGACCCTGGCCGCCCGCGAACTGGGCCTGCCCCGGCGCACGCTGCTGTACCGGCTCGGCCGCCTGAACATCAATTTGGGGGACTTCGATGGCTGA
- a CDS encoding type VI secretion protein: MPVRHWQAVLLTLVVLCGLGGCSGNYKYNDKDYRPLGDPQAANRGK, encoded by the coding sequence ATGCCTGTACGTCACTGGCAAGCCGTCCTGCTGACCCTCGTCGTTCTATGCGGCCTCGGCGGCTGCAGCGGCAACTACAAATACAACGACAAGGACTATCGCCCGTTGGGTGATCCGCAGGCGGCCAATCGCGGCAAGTGA
- the tagH gene encoding type VI secretion system-associated FHA domain protein TagH: MELVFEMLNTKQFVPTELCQKTFKQAGGVIGRGEDCDWIIPDRKRHLSNHHAIVSYREGTFFLTDTSSNGVQDGESGARLHKGEPVRIEHGSTYVLGDFEIRARLVRDPATFDGEAGRPRAAGSIIPDDAFLDLDPLNALEQQERVYSEIDELLAPNTKPEDSRQRADYARIDMESLMVPELISEPAKPEPAPAPKAVERQSEGFWEHFGTALGVDLKGLSHDEREALALNAARLLKQSIGGLQQSLRTRSELKNELRLAQTTAQGTNKNPLKFAVDAGEALGMLLQPQKPGHLPATQAVSRAFRDLQAHQVALLTASRAAVRGTLEHFSPEQLTLRFERDNKPLIATSGGRWRAFGRYHQALRQDDDWSERLLARDFAQAYEEQIRLISTLHTDLQG; this comes from the coding sequence ATGGAACTGGTTTTCGAAATGCTGAACACCAAGCAGTTCGTGCCCACCGAACTGTGCCAGAAGACCTTCAAACAGGCCGGCGGCGTGATCGGACGGGGCGAGGACTGCGACTGGATCATCCCGGACCGCAAGCGGCACCTGTCCAACCACCACGCGATCGTCAGCTACCGCGAGGGCACGTTTTTCCTCACCGACACCAGCAGCAACGGCGTGCAGGACGGTGAGAGCGGCGCACGCCTGCACAAGGGCGAGCCGGTGCGCATCGAACACGGCAGCACCTACGTGCTGGGCGATTTCGAGATCCGCGCGCGGCTGGTGCGCGACCCGGCGACCTTCGACGGCGAAGCCGGGCGCCCCCGTGCCGCCGGCAGCATCATCCCGGACGACGCCTTCCTCGACCTCGACCCGCTCAACGCGCTGGAACAGCAGGAGCGCGTGTACTCGGAGATCGACGAGCTGCTGGCGCCCAACACCAAGCCTGAGGACTCCCGTCAGCGCGCCGACTACGCCCGCATCGACATGGAAAGCCTGATGGTGCCGGAGCTGATCAGCGAGCCGGCCAAGCCTGAGCCGGCCCCGGCGCCGAAAGCCGTCGAGCGCCAGAGCGAAGGGTTCTGGGAGCACTTCGGCACGGCGCTGGGCGTGGACCTCAAAGGCCTCAGCCACGACGAGCGCGAAGCGCTGGCGCTGAACGCGGCGCGCCTGCTCAAGCAGAGCATCGGCGGCCTCCAGCAGAGCCTGCGCACCCGTTCGGAGCTGAAGAACGAACTGCGCCTGGCCCAGACCACCGCCCAGGGCACCAACAAGAACCCGCTGAAATTCGCGGTGGATGCCGGCGAAGCGCTGGGCATGCTGCTGCAGCCGCAAAAGCCGGGGCACCTGCCGGCGACGCAGGCGGTGTCCCGTGCGTTCCGCGACTTGCAGGCGCATCAGGTGGCTCTGCTGACCGCCAGCCGTGCGGCGGTGCGCGGCACCCTGGAGCACTTCTCGCCGGAGCAGCTGACCCTGCGTTTCGAGCGCGACAACAAGCCGTTGATCGCCACCTCCGGCGGACGCTGGAGAGCCTTCGGCCGCTACCACCAGGCGCTGCGCCAGGACGACGACTGGAGCGAGCGCCTGCTGGCCCGCGACTTCGCCCAGGCCTACGAAGAACAGATCCGCCTGATCTCCACCCTACACACCGATCTTCAAGGATGA
- the tssJ gene encoding type VI secretion system lipoprotein TssJ codes for MPRRSTAFLKTLTAFAALVLLAGCSSLTPYSTMTKVNLKLTGSDQLNLDLNGRPSPIVVRLFELKHPVTFENADFFSLYERAKESLNPDLVASEELELRPGETVELKLSVEEGSRYVGILAAYRDLSDAQWRHTVQITPVEINDVDLTLDQAGIRNTHAVLAKAGD; via the coding sequence ATGCCTCGCCGCTCGACCGCTTTTCTCAAGACACTGACGGCCTTCGCCGCGCTGGTGCTGCTGGCCGGCTGCTCGTCGCTGACGCCGTATTCGACGATGACCAAGGTCAACCTCAAGCTGACCGGCAGCGATCAGCTGAACCTGGACCTCAACGGCCGGCCTTCGCCGATCGTGGTGCGCCTGTTCGAGCTCAAGCACCCGGTGACCTTCGAGAACGCCGACTTCTTCAGCCTCTACGAACGCGCCAAGGAATCCCTCAACCCGGACCTGGTGGCCAGCGAAGAACTGGAGCTGCGCCCGGGCGAAACCGTCGAGCTCAAGCTCAGCGTGGAGGAGGGCAGCCGCTACGTCGGCATCCTCGCCGCCTACCGCGACCTGTCGGACGCCCAATGGCGCCACACGGTGCAGATCACCCCGGTGGAAATCAACGACGTCGACCTGACCCTCGATCAGGCCGGCATCCGCAATACCCATGCCGTGCTGGCCAAGGCGGGTGACTGA
- the tssK gene encoding type VI secretion system baseplate subunit TssK encodes MNTHKVIWQEGMLLRPQHFQHNDRYYDHQMKTRTQLLGGYTWGFLNLEIDLQFLNMGKLVISEASGILPDGSLFELGGNTEPLALDVPPNTGNTPIYLALPLVTGNHIEARRPEQSDVLARYTAYETEVADSNAGDDSSSQVKCGRPDFKLLLGEQQSDQAYVKLKVCDVLDTTPDGVISLDPDFVPTYIQAHASSYLLSCLKEVISMLNHRGDTIAERIRSNGKVGGAEVGDFMMLQLINRTELLLRHYLGLEQVHPEELYRTLLTMLGDLATFSSENKRPRLDSRYSHADQGASFRKLMESIRQVLSMVLEQHAIELILQARQYGIIVSPLHDHKLLGSASFVLAASANCDSEELRHRLPAHLKVGPVERIRQLVNLHLPGIKVKPLPVAPRQIAFHSNKTYFILELSSEDLAQLERSGGFAFHVSGEFAELELKFWAIRN; translated from the coding sequence ATGAATACCCATAAAGTCATCTGGCAGGAAGGCATGCTGCTGCGTCCGCAGCACTTCCAGCACAACGACCGCTACTACGACCACCAGATGAAGACCCGCACCCAGTTGCTGGGCGGCTACACCTGGGGGTTCCTGAACCTTGAGATCGACCTGCAGTTCCTCAACATGGGCAAGCTTGTGATCAGCGAAGCCTCGGGGATCCTGCCGGACGGCAGCCTGTTCGAGCTCGGCGGCAACACCGAGCCGCTGGCCCTGGACGTGCCGCCGAACACCGGCAACACGCCGATCTACCTGGCGCTGCCGCTGGTCACCGGCAACCACATCGAGGCCCGCCGTCCGGAGCAGTCCGACGTGCTGGCGCGCTACACCGCCTACGAGACCGAAGTGGCCGACTCCAACGCCGGCGACGACTCGTCGAGCCAGGTCAAGTGCGGCCGCCCGGACTTCAAGCTGCTGCTCGGCGAGCAGCAGAGCGACCAGGCCTACGTGAAACTGAAAGTCTGCGACGTGCTCGACACCACGCCGGACGGCGTGATCAGCCTCGACCCGGATTTCGTGCCGACCTACATCCAGGCCCACGCCTCCAGCTACCTGCTGTCGTGCCTGAAAGAAGTCATCAGCATGCTCAACCACCGGGGCGACACCATCGCCGAGCGGATCCGCTCCAACGGCAAGGTCGGCGGCGCGGAAGTCGGCGACTTCATGATGCTGCAACTGATCAACCGCACCGAACTGCTGCTGCGCCACTACCTGGGCCTGGAGCAAGTGCACCCGGAAGAGCTGTACCGCACGCTGCTGACCATGCTTGGCGACCTGGCGACCTTCTCCAGCGAAAACAAGCGTCCGCGCCTGGACAGCCGCTACTCCCACGCCGACCAGGGCGCGAGCTTCCGCAAGCTGATGGAATCGATCCGCCAGGTGTTGTCGATGGTGCTGGAACAGCACGCCATCGAGCTGATCCTGCAGGCGCGCCAGTACGGGATCATCGTGTCGCCTTTGCACGACCACAAACTGCTCGGCTCGGCCTCGTTCGTGCTGGCGGCCAGCGCCAACTGCGACTCCGAAGAACTGCGCCACCGCTTGCCGGCGCACCTCAAGGTCGGCCCGGTGGAGCGCATCCGCCAACTGGTCAACCTGCACCTGCCGGGGATCAAGGTCAAACCGTTGCCGGTGGCCCCGCGGCAGATCGCGTTCCACTCGAACAAAACCTATTTCATCCTCGAACTCAGTTCCGAAGACCTGGCGCAGCTCGAGCGCTCCGGCGGCTTCGCGTTCCACGTGTCCGGCGAATTCGCCGAGCTTGAACTGAAATTCTGGGCCATCAGGAACTGA
- the icmH gene encoding type IVB secretion system protein IcmH/DotU gives MIKDMEHNQDDKTVLLDRQGHGPASGPLTDFAAPPRFEQLEERMIYAARLRPAEAFNISLNSLVAASSELLSEVVRLKHSETREDLYALNERLTAGLKLFEVRALHNGAESSQVMAARYVLCTVVDEAVVTTPWGNESEWSQMSLLSSFHNETFGGEKFFQLLDRLSKNPVKHLPMLELMYLCLSLGFEGKYRVQARGMLELEGIRDALYRQIRQLRGDVPRELSPQWEGLNDQRRNLVRIVPAWMVVLFTFVCLVMMFSGFAWVLGEQRDTVLQPYQPFDPAAAAPQSQP, from the coding sequence ATGATCAAGGACATGGAACACAACCAGGACGACAAGACCGTCCTGCTCGACCGTCAGGGCCATGGCCCGGCGTCGGGTCCGCTGACCGACTTCGCTGCGCCGCCGCGCTTCGAGCAACTGGAAGAACGGATGATCTACGCCGCGCGCCTGCGCCCGGCGGAAGCCTTCAACATCAGCCTCAATTCGCTGGTGGCGGCGTCCTCCGAACTGCTGTCGGAAGTGGTGCGGCTCAAGCACAGCGAAACCCGCGAGGACCTGTACGCGCTCAACGAGCGCCTGACCGCCGGGCTCAAGCTGTTCGAGGTGCGCGCCCTGCACAACGGCGCCGAGAGCAGCCAGGTGATGGCCGCCCGTTACGTGCTCTGCACCGTGGTCGACGAAGCCGTCGTGACCACGCCGTGGGGCAACGAAAGCGAGTGGTCGCAGATGAGCCTGCTCAGCAGCTTCCACAACGAGACCTTCGGCGGCGAGAAGTTCTTCCAGCTGCTCGACCGGCTGTCAAAGAACCCGGTCAAGCACCTGCCGATGCTGGAGCTGATGTACCTGTGCCTGTCCCTCGGCTTCGAAGGCAAGTACCGGGTGCAGGCCCGCGGCATGCTGGAGCTCGAAGGCATCCGCGACGCCCTCTACCGGCAGATCCGCCAACTGCGCGGCGACGTGCCGCGGGAGCTGTCGCCGCAGTGGGAAGGCCTGAACGACCAGCGCCGCAACCTGGTGCGCATCGTGCCGGCGTGGATGGTGGTGCTGTTCACCTTCGTCTGCCTGGTGATGATGTTCTCGGGGTTCGCCTGGGTGCTGGGCGAGCAGCGCGACACCGTTCTGCAACCTTATCAGCCGTTTGATCCGGCCGCGGCGGCGCCGCAGTCGCAGCCGTAA